Proteins from one Porites lutea chromosome 3, jaPorLute2.1, whole genome shotgun sequence genomic window:
- the LOC140931040 gene encoding uncharacterized protein yields the protein MNNITGWSTKNSDIVQLYYRCFLPKAPQRSSPMVSVTAYSNVSLKCEVGVRPSDCDNSLQWYFNNSSVKSKSGEKYDIQEMKTNTRCKKDFILTIVNVTEADKGKYKCQWLCDRDYPSFSRSSTIQLKVFPPSEEDFSTPSSQKTTNSTSTVAITGQGNSKSADKWIPAIAILTSGVGLVFDRVYDVSLY from the exons ATGAACAACATTACCGGCTGGTCGACTAAAAACTCAGACATAGTTCAACTGTATTATCGCT GTTTCTTGCCTAAAGCTCCGCAGAGATCTTCTCCCATGGTCTCGGTGACAGCCTACTCCAATGTCAGTTTAAAGTGCGAAGTAGGTGTTAGGCCAAGCGACTGTGACAATTCTTTACAGTGGTATTTTAACAACAGCTCAGTGAAATCAAAATCTGGTGAAAAGTATGATATACAAGAAATGAAAACCAACACCAGATGCAAAAAAGATTTCATTCTCACCATTGTTAACGTTACTGAAGCAGACAAGGGAAAGTATAAATGTCAGTGGCTCTGCGACCGTGACTACCCCAGCTTTTCCAGGTCTTCAACTATCCAGCTGAAAGTATTTCCTCCTTCAGAAGAAG ATTTTTCGACACCATCGTCACAAAAGACTACAAACTCAACTTCAACAG TAGCCATAACCGGCCAGGGTAACAGCAAGTCAGCTGACAAGTGGATTCCAGCGATTGCGATTTTAACGTCTGGAGTTGGCCTTGTTTTTGATCGTGTTTACGACGTATCACTTTATTAG